In the genome of Bordetella avium, the window GCAACGCGAGCACTGGGGCCGACTGGATTTCTCCACGCTGCCGCGAGATCTGGCGGTTCCGCAGAGCTTGTGGATGCGCATCCTGCAAGACATGGAGCAGGCGCGCGCCATGTTCTTTGCCTATGAGCCGGATGCCCAGGGGGGCGATACCTATCGCATTTACCTGGAGTTCATGCCCGCGCCCGAGGCCTTGCGGCAATTTGGCGTGCTGCCATTGGGCTGTGGGTATAAGTGGCGGCCTGCCGATTCCGGCGTGGCGGCCGTCACGGGCTATCGCATGCGCTACCTGGACAGCGCCGAAGCATTCGACGCCTATTTGCAAGCCCATCTGGCCCGTCTGACCCGACCGGCGCTGCGCGACATGGCCTGCGATGTCATTGCCCGTGCGGCGGCGGTGGCCGATCCCAGACATTTCATGTTTCTAGAAGTCGACGAAGCCGAGACCCGGCGAGACTCTTTCACGGTGACCTTTCGCGGCGCGGATCTGCCGCTACGCGGTTTCATTCCCGATTTGCTGCGTTTGGCCGCTAGCCTGGCGCTGCCGGCAAGCGAGGTATTGGGATTTCTCGTGCCCGACGAACCGCGCAGCTTGTATAGCCTGGCTGCGGGCACGGGGCGGGATGGCCATGAGTTCCTGACTGTCTACTATGACTGACAACAATCTCTTTGTACGGCCTGCCCGTACGGTCTTGCTGATGGGCGCCACGATCCTGGGCCTGGGCGCCTGCGCCTCGGGTGGATCGCATCTTGCCGAGGCGACGCCCACTCAGGTGCGGACCGATGCCTGGCTCTTGAAGACGGGGCTGTCCGGCCCTCAGGAGGACTCGGGCTTTGCCCAGCCGGCGCCGAGCGCGCGCATGGATCAGATCGAGCCGGTGCCCGCGCCGGTCTTCGATAGGCAGACGGCTTTTCCGGCGCCTGCGGCCTATGATGCCGATGACATGCCGGCGTATAACGCCGCCGAGCTGCCCGCGCAGACGGAGCCGATGACCTTGGATCAGGTCTATCTGATGGCTTTGCAGAACGATCCGCAGCTGCGCGGCGCCTACCAGGAGCTGCAAGCGGTGGGCTATGGCGTGACGGCCTCTCGGGCGGGACTCTTGCCTGGCGTGACCGGCGAGTACAACCGCGCTCAGGTCAAGCAGAATGTGGTCAATAGCGCCAACGCCGTGTATCAGGCCGGACAGGCCAATTGGACCGAGACCGGGTGGGCGCTGACGTTGACGCAGCCCATTTTCGATTTGGGTGCGTATCACAAGTGGCGCCAGGCGCAGGAAGCCGAGCGCAAAGAGGTGGCCAGCTATGCCTATGCTCAGCAGGATCTGATGCTGCGTACGGCGACCGCTTATCTGAGCATTCTGGCCTCCCAAGACCAGATCGACTTGACCGAGGCCGAGCGCGATACGACGCAAAAGCAGATGGAGCTGGTGCAGGCGCGCTATCACAGCGGACAGGAAACCGAGGTGGGCGTGAGCGAAGTGCAGGCCCGGCTGGACTTGCAGCAGGCCAATACCTTATTGGCCCGCCATGACTATCTGGACAAACAGCAGGCGCTGCAAGAGATTATCGGCTTTGGCAATGTGAAGTTGCGCCGCGTGCGTAAAGACCTGCCCATGAGCCTGCCGCAACCCAATGATGCGCAGCTTTGGCTGCGCACGGCGCTGGAGCAGAACTGGTATATCCGCGCTGCGGCGGCAGCGGTGGCGGTGGCGGAGAAGGAAGTCTCTGTACAGCGGGCTGGCTATTATCCCAGCGTCGCCTTGCGCGCCTCGACCGGACGCAATGAAACCGGCGGCAGTCTTTTCGGTGGCGGCAGCACGGTGGGCGATACCCGCGTTAGCGTCAATCTGAGCGTGCCTATTTTTCAGGGCGGTTACACCCAGGCCATGAGCCGGGCTGCGGCAAGCCGTTTGGGCGCGGCCTCGTCGGAGCTGAGCCTGGCCCGCCGCAAGGTGCAGCGCCAGGTGTTTTCTTCTTTCCAGAACATCGTGATCGGCATGGACCGCATCAAGGCGCTGGACAGTTCCGTGAAGTCGTTTGAACTGGCGCTCAAGCAGAAAGAAGAGGGTTTTCGGGCGGGCCTGAACGATATCGTCAGCGTGCTGGACGCCACCCGTAATTTGTACAACGCGAAGCGGCAGCAGGCCGAGGCGGGCTACAACTTCGTGCTCGATGGTTTGAAACTCAAGCAGGCGGCAGGCATGTTGAATGCGGCAGATATTGCGGCGATAAGCCAGCAAATCATGTAGCGCGCGCTGTCTGCGTGGCAAGAACAGGCCATCTTCAAAGATGGCACTACCTATTTTTGGCCGGGATGGCGCCGGCGACATTGAGTATTGGATAGCGACATGAGCATCAAGAAACTGGCACGCAAACTGTGGACTGGCGCTTCCTCTCGCGAGGTGCAGCAATCGCTGTTCCGCCGCCGGCCGCTGTTCGAGGCTCTTGAGCGGCGCTATCTGATGTCGGCCGAATTGGTATTGCCGCCTGCGCCGCAGGCCTCCGATGAGGCGCCTATCGTGGCGCCGGCCCATCCAGACCAGGCCCATCCTCAGGCGAAAAAGCCAAGCGCACCCGGGACCCATCCCTATCTGGTGGAGCGGGCGGCTTTCCAGCAGTCCGGGACACTTGGCGAGTCGATGTCCCTGGGCCAGTATGCTCAAGCCGCGCAGGCTGCCAAAGCCGGGTTGCCGGCCGAGCCAGGGCTGTCTGTAGCGGGCTATACCACGCAGTCGGCGCAAACGCCGGTGCGTCAGATTATTTTTGTTGACCCGTCCATCGACAATGCAGAGCAGATGGTGCAGGGGCTTTACAGCTTGCTGAGCGGCAAGACCGAGGGCTTGGGCGGGCTGGCCACACCGACGGGCGAGGGCCCGCAGTTGCAGGTCTTGCGCAGCCACGATACGGAAATCATTGTGTTGGACGGCCGTTACGACGGCGTGGACCAGATCACCCAGGTTTTGGCGCAGCATAAAGATTTGGCGGCCTTGCAGATCATGAGCCATGGCAGCGCGGGTTCGCTTTCGCTAGGTTCTGCCAGCCTGGGCGAAGGCGGGCTCGACGCTTACAAGAATCAGTTGCGCGCCTGGGGCGATGCGATGGCCGAGGGTGGCGATATTCTGCTTTATGGCTGTAATGTGGCGGCAGGCCGGGGAGGCGTGAAGTTTATCGACAGCCTGTCGGCCATTACGCGGGCGGATGTGGCCGCTGCCACGCATAGCGTGGGCAGCGCGGCACTGGGGGGCGATTGGCTGCTGGATTACCGTCATGGCAGCATCGAGGCCACGACGCTGACCGTGGCGCCTTGGGATGGCCTGATGGCGACCTCGACAGGCTTACAGACGGGCGGGTCCACCCTGACGGCCGTGGCAACGCATGACAAGCTGCTGGCCTATGGCAGCGACAATACCTTTGTCTTTAACAACAGCTCCACGGCCACGACGACGACCATTGAATTGCGTCAGGGCATGAAGCAGGAAAACGGCGTCTGGGTGCGCAATGCGGACGACGAGAACAGCAACAATACGCTGGATTTCTCGGCCATCAAGGGCAATGTCACGGCCATCATCAGCAATCAGGACAGCTACCAGATCCGCTACAGCACCGTTGATGGCAACAATAACTGGACCGAGCATACGGTCAATGTGGTGTTCAAGTCCGCCGATGGCAGCCAAAGCCTGAAGATAGGCGACAAGACCTTCAATCTGGTGGGCACGTCGCAAAGCGGCAAAACCCTGCTGGACTACAGCGGCTACGCCACGGGTGTGACGGTCGACCTTTCCGGGCCTACGGCGGGCGGCAATAGCCAAGAAGTGCCGCCGCCGACCGGCTTCGGCTATGTGCGGGCCATTGGCGCGATCAAGGGATCGGCGCA includes:
- a CDS encoding TolC family outer membrane protein, which produces MTDNNLFVRPARTVLLMGATILGLGACASGGSHLAEATPTQVRTDAWLLKTGLSGPQEDSGFAQPAPSARMDQIEPVPAPVFDRQTAFPAPAAYDADDMPAYNAAELPAQTEPMTLDQVYLMALQNDPQLRGAYQELQAVGYGVTASRAGLLPGVTGEYNRAQVKQNVVNSANAVYQAGQANWTETGWALTLTQPIFDLGAYHKWRQAQEAERKEVASYAYAQQDLMLRTATAYLSILASQDQIDLTEAERDTTQKQMELVQARYHSGQETEVGVSEVQARLDLQQANTLLARHDYLDKQQALQEIIGFGNVKLRRVRKDLPMSLPQPNDAQLWLRTALEQNWYIRAAAAAVAVAEKEVSVQRAGYYPSVALRASTGRNETGGSLFGGGSTVGDTRVSVNLSVPIFQGGYTQAMSRAAASRLGAASSELSLARRKVQRQVFSSFQNIVIGMDRIKALDSSVKSFELALKQKEEGFRAGLNDIVSVLDATRNLYNAKRQQAEAGYNFVLDGLKLKQAAGMLNAADIAAISQQIM